In Sphingomonas phyllosphaerae, one DNA window encodes the following:
- a CDS encoding ATP-binding cassette domain-containing protein produces MTLHRLIAIERWRERRRLRQAGLCAALVAIASVLLLALSGWFLTAAALAGSAGVGAAQAFNYMLPSAAIRFLAIMRTGGRYGERLASHGAAFGALARLRPALYRALTVAPPGVALALGRGEATARLIGDVDAVEWRFVRLSAPWGAVAALASGATLTLLGGWLAMVATLACVGGALGLARGWAHRLEEPGRAVQQAMGTLREEVATIGTAAAELRCFALEDWAIARIAAASDRLAEAQVRQAKVVARFEALHAISVAVAAVAALILSASAGAPIAALAALAAAMTADAMAPISRAMTERGRLREAEARLETLFDSAKGRPAAAGACDATLMIDGASFATDSRIALTGPSGCGKTRMVEGLLGLRALSPGRIMIGGSDAALVAPATLRATFAWALQDAALMGGTVRDNLRLADEHVSEDRLWRALRDAALDDVVRALPQGLDTWLGEDGARLSGGERRRLSLARAYLSDALWLLLDEPGEGLDAAVVAEVARRMDARLKRTGQGMILVSHRPVLSALCDRHWAADAETRRFAG; encoded by the coding sequence ATGACACTCCACCGGTTGATCGCCATCGAACGTTGGCGGGAACGCCGCCGCTTACGGCAGGCGGGGCTTTGCGCCGCCCTGGTCGCGATCGCCTCGGTGCTGTTGCTCGCCCTGTCGGGTTGGTTCCTGACGGCCGCCGCATTGGCGGGAAGCGCAGGCGTCGGGGCAGCGCAGGCGTTCAACTATATGCTGCCCTCCGCCGCGATCCGGTTCCTGGCGATCATGCGGACTGGGGGGCGCTATGGCGAGCGACTGGCGAGCCATGGCGCGGCCTTCGGCGCGCTCGCCCGGCTGCGGCCTGCGCTCTATCGCGCGCTCACCGTCGCGCCTCCCGGGGTAGCATTGGCGCTCGGCCGCGGTGAGGCGACGGCACGGCTGATCGGAGATGTCGATGCGGTGGAATGGCGCTTCGTCCGCCTCTCGGCACCGTGGGGCGCCGTGGCGGCGCTGGCGTCGGGCGCGACGCTGACGCTGCTTGGCGGATGGCTGGCCATGGTTGCGACGCTGGCCTGTGTAGGCGGCGCGCTCGGTCTTGCGCGAGGTTGGGCGCACCGCTTGGAAGAGCCCGGACGGGCCGTGCAGCAGGCGATGGGGACGTTGCGCGAGGAAGTGGCGACGATCGGCACGGCGGCGGCGGAACTCCGATGTTTCGCGCTCGAGGATTGGGCAATCGCCCGGATCGCGGCGGCGAGCGACCGGCTGGCCGAGGCGCAGGTGCGGCAGGCCAAGGTGGTGGCGCGGTTCGAGGCGCTCCATGCGATCAGCGTCGCAGTGGCGGCAGTAGCGGCGCTGATCCTCTCAGCGAGCGCTGGCGCGCCGATCGCGGCGCTGGCGGCCCTCGCGGCGGCGATGACGGCCGATGCAATGGCGCCGATCTCGCGCGCGATGACCGAGCGTGGCCGGCTGCGTGAGGCGGAGGCGCGGTTGGAAACCCTGTTCGACTCGGCGAAAGGCCGCCCGGCCGCGGCTGGGGCATGCGATGCGACCCTTATGATCGACGGTGCCTCTTTCGCCACGGATAGTCGGATCGCTCTGACGGGGCCTTCGGGCTGCGGCAAGACAAGGATGGTCGAGGGATTGCTGGGCCTCCGTGCGCTGTCACCCGGCCGGATCATGATAGGAGGGAGCGATGCCGCCCTCGTCGCGCCCGCCACCTTACGCGCCACCTTTGCCTGGGCTCTGCAGGACGCGGCGCTGATGGGTGGCACGGTGCGTGACAATCTACGGCTGGCCGATGAGCATGTGAGCGAGGACCGCTTGTGGCGGGCGTTGCGGGACGCCGCGCTCGACGATGTGGTACGCGCCTTGCCCCAAGGGCTCGACACCTGGCTGGGCGAGGATGGGGCGCGATTGTCGGGGGGCGAGCGGCGGCGGCTCTCCCTGGCACGCGCCTATCTGTCTGATGCGCTCTGGCTGCTGCTCGACGAACCCGGCGAGGGGCTGGATGCGGCGGTCGTAGCGGAAGTTGCACGGCGAATGGATGCACGGCTGAAGCGCACCGGGCAGGGGATGATCCTGGTCAGCCACCGGCCGGTGCTCTCGGCCCTGTGCGATCGCCACTGGGCGGCCGATGCCGAAACTCGTCGCTTCGCGGGCTAA